The segment CCAAAACTCTTAGCACAAAACTTAGAACGACAAATATGCAAGTAGTCTCCTTCTCAGATCACAAGGCACTAACAATCCGTCTCACCCTCCCGATTCCTCCAGCCTCGCGCAGAAACGGATACTGGCAACTTCGTGCTCACATACTTTCTAACAAAGTCCTAgaagaatttaaaattcaatgggaaagatggacaaggcaaaagagattTTATAACACATGGATAAAATGGTGGGTAGAATGTGCCAAACCCAAAATAAAATCTTTTTGACTAATGAAAAATACAATGACTTTCGCTTGCATCAAAATGTTCTTCAAAAACAGCTTAGCTCATCCTacgaaaaatatttacaacaaCCAGCTGAACTAAAGaatataaatttattgaaatgaaaaatgcttGCTCTACAAAGACGTTTTTCGCATCATTTTACACGtataaatgaaacatttattgATGGAGAAAGTGTCTCCACATTTCATCTGCAGGAGCGGAGGAAGAGACAAAACATCATAACCAGTTTCCAAACAGGCGAAGGCATAAGCTTAGAATCAGTGGAGGAGATTAATAACTACATGTACAGAAAATATTCTGAATTATACGCTGAGAGGACACCTGACACTCAAAATAACCAATCAGTACAACACACGGAAACACCAAGTAACAATTTCTCCAGCAGTCAAGTAATACCAGACGATTGTGTTGAAAACAGGAGTTGCATGAATGATTTTAACAGGCATGAAGTCCtctttgcaataaaaaaatctgcttCACGTAAATCTCCTGGTCCCGATGGGATTCCAAAGGAGTTTTATATTTGCACTTTCGATATAATATCTCGAGAACTAACATACGTGCTGAATGATGCTCTTCAAGGCAATATACCTAGCTGCTTCGTGGATGTAATTATTGTGTTggtgcaaaagaaaggaagcacAGCGGGCCTTTCAAATTTTCGTCCAATttctttattaaattttgaCTACAAACTTCTCTCAAGAATGCTTAAAATACGTATGCAGGGAATAATTGAAACATGGCACATCATTTCACCATCACAAAAATGTAGTAACAAACCGCATAATATTTTTGAAGCTGTTCTTGCTATCAAAGAGAAAATAATAGACttcaagagaaagagaatcaAGGACAAACTCGTCTCTTTCGATCTCACTCAAGCATTTGCTCGTGTAGATAGGAGGTTCCTTTGGACAACGATGGCCTCCTTGGGATTCAACGCAAGATTAATAGAACTTTTAACGTATATTGGAAATCAATCCTCGTCACGGTTACTAGTAAATGGACACCTCTCCCCATCGTTTCCTATCCAACGATCCGTAAGGCAGGGTGATTCCTTGTTaatgatgttgtttgttttgtatcttcACCCGCTCCACACCACACTCGAAGGCCTTTGTAACAATCAGAATGACCTGATCAATGCTTATGCTGACGATATATCGGTAATTTCCACCTCCCTTAACAAAATCGAGCTAGTGCGACAAACAATAGAAACATTCGGGTACTATTCTGGTGCAATGCTAAGtatggaaaaaaacaacagcactaGACATAGGACACATCACCACCAATAACACAATAGAAACACCATGGCTTCGTACGGTAGAACGACTACGACTTCTCGGCATTCTATTCACCAATAACATCCGTGAAGCAATGAGCAACAATTGGGACATAGTCATAGAAAAATTCAGGTGGATGGTGTGGTaccacagaagaagaaacctTAATCTATGCCAAAAAATCACGCTGCTTAATACATTCATATTGCCCAAGGTTTGGTTTACAGCCTCGGTGTGTGGTGCTCGAGAAATGGACATAGCACAAATAACGTCACTTATAGGCTTATTACTCTGGAGTGGAAGTGGATGTACTAGAGTTCCTCTACAACAACTTGCTCTTCCAAAACTGCGTGGAGGACTAAACCTTCACATTCCAGCCATAAAAGTTCCAGCACTGCTATGTAACCGATATATAACACACAGAGACAGCCTTTGCGTAAGCTCCGAGATAATTAATAACGTAAATGAAGCAAATGTCCCAAGCAGCTATCCATGcctaaaaactgtaaaaaaacatatggTGGGTATACCAATTGGATTGGAGACCATAATAACGACAAAAAGTCTGacaaaaaagataacaaaGTCTCTACCAAATCCCAAAGTATTTTTGGAGACACCAACAAGAAATTGGCGCAGGGTCTGGCATAACATAAGCAGTCGAAAGCTAAATTCCGAACAAAGATCATACCTATATCCACTGgtgaacaataaaataaaaaattgtgCCGATCTTTTTCGTCATCACCGCATTACATCACCAACATGCCCACACTGCCCAATGgatgaaacaatcaaacataaGTTCAAACGATATCAGTCCCAACAGACAACTATCTTACGAAGATCTACACGTTCCTGAGTTAAGTGGTTTAAGTGCACCAACTTGTAGTGAAATACTTCGCATATTTTCAAACTATATCATCCACATCATTGGAAACAATGATCCTGTGGTTGATTTAGATGTCCTTTCCTGTTGTCTATTGTAAATAATGTAAAGTAAATAAACacatgaaataaatatttttataaaaaaaaataaagcgaaCGCATAGAAGCAACGATCGATTTTCGCTGTTTGTCACGGATTGAAGCCTTGCGATCTTCGTCCATCCATAGACTGGGTATCGATCACATCGATACGGCTCCAGACACGGTGAGCTGTACGATACCAGTCATGTCAGACCGCCGGAACGGTGTCCGATGATTTATGGCCCCCGCGCTGGTCTTGCGTTTGCAAGATATTCCAAACGGAGCAAAAATTATATGATCCATCCCAAGAGCATTGCCAACAGCTCAATGGAACAATAGCTGACAAACAATAAAGGAGTGTAGTGGTAGCACAGCGAAGTTAGGGTTAAGAAGTCACTCCGGGATGGGGCATTAGACTTTTGAGATTGCAGTGGACGCAATTGCGTTCGAACATTACCTAGTCACATAAACAGATGCACAACTGGACACTCTAACCGGATGATGTGTGCATGAATGTGCATGTGAGCACTTCAAAACACTTTCGATGCGTACCTTCTTGCGCTAGAGCGTGGCTCGCATTCTCTCTTTGACCGTGCTACTGATCGGATCTGTTTTTGCAGACTCAGCTTTCCATTATTGTGTGAGTATTGGAATATAGTGCCTTTGCAAAGCTGCTCCGTTTTTATGTATGTATGagagtgggtgtgtgttttttggtttttatggTGCTAGTCTTACACTAAACTGCATCTAACTGTATGTTCACGTGTATCCCCTGTACAGCCGTTATTGCAAGCAATGGAGCGAAAAGCTACCCTCACGCACGTGTACGTCGGAAATCTGGCGCCCAACGTAAACGACCAGCTGCTACGCCGCTACCTTTCGAAGGCCGGGACCGTAATCTCAGCGAAGATCGCACGAAATGCAATGACTGGAGAGTCCTTGTTGTACGGCTCGGCCGTGTTCGCGACCACTCGGGACGTCCAAAATGTGATCCGCCGACTGAACGGAAAGGTGTTCCACAACAAGCCGCTGCTGGTGTGCTCGTATGGGGACTGTTCGAGCGAGCTGCACCACTACCAACGCACTGTCGTAATCGGCAACAAGGAGCAGTACCTAACGCATCGCGCCATTTGCAAGCGGTTCGCACCGTACGGCCGAGTTCTGTTGTGCATGCAGCCCAAGATCCGGCACCATCCGTCCAACGCTGTGGTCGTACTGTTAGAATCAGCGGAGGTGGCCAGTCTTGTTATGAAGACCCGCCACGGCTGCTGGTTTGTCAAACCATACAGAGAACAAATGAAGCAGGTTCGCTGGGGAATGGAGACATCCGAGCTCGAGCCCAAGCGGAATCCCTCGCATGGTGCTACCAGCAGTGAAAGAAAAGTACGTGGCGCTCGATCGGACGAACCGAGGCCAAGTCAGGCTGTTATACCCAAACTCAACGTCACTACCAGACAACAGGCCGGGCGTTTTGGTCGCAAAGCTTCCAAAGCTCCTTGGAATAAAGATGACGATGCAATGTTTGAAAACTTTGGAAATCTGGTTGTCAACGATGATGTAttccaataataataacgctCAATATTCATTGATTTGTACATACACTGACTATCTTTGAGCACTACAATTTTATTAATATCCCATTTGATAGAACTATTCAGCTCAATGTTATTTCGTGTACTCTACTTTGATTATAATAACGCAGCATTCTTATTGAACTATTAAactttaatattatttaatatATTCAACAACAGCTTCAGTTTGTTCAATTGTCACAACGCACCCATTTACTTGAAATAAAGCTTACTCTCCTTAGTAGCATGTAGAATAAGATCGAGTCTTGTTGCATTTCAACAATAGCATCCTGAAACGATTTGCTTGAGCAGATATCCGAAAACTCATCCATTACTTGTTTCACGGGGAAAGAAAGGTTGAGTGCGGGTGAAATTACCATGCTATGGTTACTGACATACAGTTTCGCGCAGATCGTCTGAGCGTAATTGTCTGCCCAGGGTTTGCCGGACGAATTATTACATGCAGCAGTGCGGTTATATTGCACCCGATTGCTTTGCCGGGCGAACATCTCGGCGCAAGCGATGTGATGTGCATCTCACTACAGAATAAGTAAATCGAGGAAATTGTggagatttatttatttatttatttatttatttatttatttattattaagtTACGTTATCGGGCAATAGGCCTAAATAACAGATACATATTCTTAATTAGTAAACtacttaaacataaataacactaGCCCTCTACAACTGACAAAGGCGAGAAACAGGGATATGAAAATCTGCAGATGATTCAAGTCTATTGTAGCtgacacacattttaattaaagggTCGTTAGCGCCAAATGAAGAAGATCGAAATGGGATCCTGATTAAAGACCTGCTTCTAAGATCCCTAGTAGGTGCAGAAAAGCTGAtcagatttaaaatttcaggTGCATCAATAAGCCCATTTAATAACTTATGCATGAAAATACATTGAGCATTCTTTCTCCTGTGTTCTAAAGTTTCGAGATCAAATAACTATAATATAATACAGATGACCGCAGCACACTGTCTTGAccaattttgtaattaaaagttaTTGGAATCCTTTTCTTAGGGAAAGTAATGCAagttacatttttgtacattcacaaacatttCGTTATCATGGCACCACGTCAAAAAACGGTTTACGGAATCTTGAAGTATTTCGCAGTGATTTGAATTGTCAACAGCAAGGAACATCTTAAGATCGTCTGCATATAGTAAAACATTGACGTTATTATTTGCAGCCCGTTGATCGTTATGAATCTGAACAAGAATACAATTAATTAACTCGATGATCGAATGAAAGCATATCCCAACGATTTGGCATTGTTTTATCTcgaatttatttaattgtacATCATGACTATCGAATATGGCTTTTAATAGAGAAACAATGGGATATCAAActtagaaaaaaacattttatttctagTTAAACTGACTCATGCACAATACATCTGATAATGCACGGAAGTTTCCACGTTATCTTGCTTGCTAAAACAGATCGAACAGATCGATACAGTCCAATGCACTGGCAGCGCAGTGGATGTTTTCTACGTCTTCTTTTTGTCACCAATCGATCAGTGCCTTGTtagattttcttttattttcctgTGAAGTATTTTCcatgggccggtctggtggtacagtcgtcaactcgaacgacttaagaaaatgcccatcatgggttcaagcccagaatataccgtgcccccatacgtaggactgactatccttcaacggtaacaaaaagtcactgaaatccaagcccacttcactagtgggtacaggcaggccttgaccggcagcggttgttgtgccactAGACGAAGAAGAGGAAGTATTCTCCAGCAGCAGTGAGTATGGAAAGGCTGACGCGAGAATGGTCGTCTGAGCTTTGCGGGCATTATGTTTTTGGTTTTCGCACACGTGCTATCTTGCCGCTGCTCGTTCAGCGGTCGTGTCGTTCTCGCGCTTAGCCGGTACAACGTCCGATATAGACAAGTTGTCTCGCGCAGACAGGTGGTAAGACGGGTCTTGTCACAAGCCACGAGCTTCTTTTGAGACATATCCGTCCTTAACCGCCAAACGGTACACGGCCTACTTACATGTAAATGACTAACAAGAACAATTCGTAGCATGATACAGGATTGCTTCATTAATGAGTTGctgaattcaattttaatatttgataaACTAAGCTTCAAAGCTTATTTGCACGAATTTAGAAACTTCAATAACCGAGAGTTTGGGGTTATAGTTCCTGTTAGAAAACGAAGTGGAAAATAATTAAGTGCCGAACACGTTaaaggttttttgttatactttagctgttgccaaaaaattagtcTGTTTATTCCGCCGGTTCGTTTACGATAATGCCAGAATTTGTCTTTCGAGACcgttttatcgtttttcacctagctttttctcccttttttcttaTCTCTTTTTCTCCTAAACAATTCCTAACGCTAATGTCGACAGGTCGTTGGAACCCTTCTATCATGCTGTTGTAAGGTTCCAACAGTTCCTCTTGTCCTTTTTTACCAACGATGAGCAGTATTGTATCAAAATGTACGAATATAGGACAATTTTGAATAGAAATCactattcaaatttaaatttaaagtatTTAAATTTACAACAAATATGCTCGACCACGGCAATATGCCGGAAGAAGCTCTCCAAAGCATCGGGGTATTGACCGAGCAAAATAGACAAAAGTAAATGATAAAACAGCTGGGACTTAATCTCTTTACTGCAAACGAACACGGTGGAAGACGAAAAAGCAAGCGAGAATGAGAGAGAATGTGGGACTaaacgagaaagagaaagtGATCGTTTGGAAGACAGCATGTTCTTGGCCGCTTGGTTCCATTCTACTGATTCTTCTTCGGCCCACTCCATCACCCTCTTTCATACTTCCTTCGCAGCATCATTCGCCGGGGACTTTCAAAGGTGCTTGCGATGCGACGCAAACCGTATGTTTTCGCATAACCACCCCCGGGGGCATGTCATAAACCGTCCGTCTGCGTCGGACGGCACAAACGGCGGCGATCGCGGTGCCCAATCGATGAATGAAGATCACATATCTTCATCTGTCGTGTTATTTTACGAGGCTTTATGGCATTCGTCTCTCGTGCAGCTCGAGATAACTGTGAGCATTATGGCTCGTAAAACGCTGGAAGTTTGGTCAGCAGCTCCAGAGCGCCTCAGTGGCTTATATCCATTACTGCATACAATTATATCCCAAAGATCGTGTCTGTCTGTGGCATTGATAATgcctttaaattaaaacagttccaaaattgctttttcttatttatgatttatttcacTAGCGAAACAAGCATTCTTGAACTTCACTCTCATCACCGTAACAAAACCCGTCTTGGTGGAAGAGTTTCCAGTGTTATATTTCTAATATTTCTAATATTTCTAACGAAGCTCGTATAGACTGATAATGGAAATGGTATGCGATTGGCAGTAAGTACAATGGTGAGTTATTCTAAATTCATCCAAATAAGTGTGAAACAACCTTCTTCTAATGCACTGAGCTCCACTCCTTGCTCAAGTAAAAATAAACGTGAACCTCGAATCGATATacaaagattaaaaaaaaaaacaaactttaaatTGCAC is part of the Anopheles gambiae chromosome X, idAnoGambNW_F1_1, whole genome shotgun sequence genome and harbors:
- the LOC4397779 gene encoding uncharacterized protein LOC4397779, with protein sequence MERKATLTHVYVGNLAPNVNDQLLRRYLSKAGTVISAKIARNAMTGESLLYGSAVFATTRDVQNVIRRLNGKVFHNKPLLVCSYGDCSSELHHYQRTVVIGNKEQYLTHRAICKRFAPYGRVLLCMQPKIRHHPSNAVVVLLESAEVASLVMKTRHGCWFVKPYREQMKQVRWGMETSELEPKRNPSHGATSSERKVRGARSDEPRPSQAVIPKLNVTTRQQAGRFGRKASKAPWNKDDDAMFENFGNLVVNDDVFQ